In a genomic window of Sutcliffiella sp. FSL R7-0096:
- a CDS encoding 4Fe-4S dicluster domain-containing protein, translating to MEGDEIMSEQKKGQSIEEKQYLVRFNADTKSHLTVMDEDICLTKCPDKICTIFCPAEIYKWENIRMHVGYEGCHECGSCRIGCPHQNIKWEYPKGGHGIVFRLA from the coding sequence ATGGAAGGTGATGAAATAATGAGTGAACAGAAAAAGGGTCAGTCTATCGAAGAAAAACAATATCTTGTTCGTTTCAACGCCGATACCAAATCTCACTTGACCGTGATGGATGAAGACATATGTTTGACTAAATGTCCCGATAAAATTTGTACTATTTTTTGCCCTGCGGAAATTTACAAATGGGAGAATATTAGAATGCATGTAGGTTATGAGGGATGTCATGAGTGTGGAAGCTGCCGAATAGGTTGTCCTCATCAGAATATTAAATGGGAATATCCTAAAGGCGGTCATGGAATAGTGTTCCGTTTAGCTTAA
- a CDS encoding FAD-dependent oxidoreductase yields the protein MPEKFDCIVVGAGPAGISCAYELAKGGANVLLLERGEYPGSKNVMGGVLYRKMMEDIIPEFHKEAPLERPIVEQRFMMMDKESAVTFGYKGLEWAQEPYNNFTVLRAKFDQWFAGKAVEQGALLVNETVVLECIVENGKVVGVRTDRPDGEVYADVVVLADGVNSLLGKSLGFHKEYRPDEVALATMEIIKLDSKVIEDRFNLEKNQGCTIELLGDATRGILGTGFLYTNKDTLSIGVGTLLSGLIEHKIRPYELLEYVKTHPMVRPYLAGGEPVEYLAHLIPEGGLKSMGRIVADGVLVVGDAAQLVNAIHREGSNLAMTSGRLAAATILEAMSVGDFSERTLDQYRVNLMKSFVGQDMKKYKDSTHHFNKFPQYFDQYIPMVNRAASQMFTVDGKSKWEKQKKIWKDLGSPKEKLKLARDAYRAWKVMK from the coding sequence ATGCCGGAAAAGTTTGATTGTATCGTGGTTGGGGCAGGGCCAGCGGGTATCTCTTGTGCATATGAACTCGCTAAGGGCGGTGCGAATGTTCTTTTGTTGGAAAGAGGGGAATACCCTGGGTCTAAAAATGTAATGGGCGGAGTTTTATACAGAAAGATGATGGAGGATATTATTCCAGAATTTCATAAAGAAGCCCCGCTTGAAAGGCCAATTGTCGAGCAACGTTTTATGATGATGGACAAGGAATCAGCCGTTACATTCGGTTACAAAGGCCTAGAGTGGGCACAGGAACCATATAATAATTTTACCGTCCTAAGGGCAAAGTTTGATCAATGGTTTGCAGGTAAAGCGGTGGAGCAGGGAGCATTACTTGTTAATGAAACGGTGGTACTAGAGTGTATCGTTGAAAACGGAAAAGTGGTGGGGGTAAGGACGGATAGGCCTGACGGTGAGGTCTATGCGGATGTAGTGGTCCTTGCAGATGGAGTGAATTCCTTACTCGGTAAATCGCTTGGTTTCCACAAGGAATACCGGCCTGATGAAGTGGCCCTTGCCACAATGGAAATCATTAAACTAGACAGTAAGGTAATTGAAGACCGCTTTAATCTGGAAAAGAACCAAGGTTGTACCATTGAGCTTTTGGGAGATGCCACGAGAGGTATTCTTGGTACAGGATTTCTGTATACCAATAAAGACACTTTAAGTATCGGGGTCGGAACACTTCTATCTGGATTAATCGAGCATAAAATAAGACCATATGAACTGTTGGAGTATGTGAAGACACATCCAATGGTCCGACCGTATCTTGCTGGCGGGGAACCTGTTGAATACTTGGCCCATCTGATTCCTGAAGGTGGATTGAAATCAATGGGACGTATCGTGGCTGATGGGGTATTAGTGGTAGGGGACGCGGCACAGCTCGTGAATGCCATCCACCGTGAAGGATCGAACCTTGCCATGACCTCCGGAAGGTTAGCGGCCGCCACTATTCTTGAAGCCATGTCAGTCGGAGATTTTTCCGAACGAACGCTGGATCAATATAGGGTCAACCTCATGAAGAGCTTTGTTGGTCAGGATATGAAAAAATACAAGGATTCCACCCATCACTTTAATAAGTTTCCACAGTACTTCGACCAGTACATCCCGATGGTCAACCGTGCAGCCAGCCAGATGTTTACAGTTGATGGTAAATCGAAATGGGAGAAGCAGAAAAAGATATGGAAGGATCTTGGCTCACCAAAAGAAAAACTCAAACTAGCCCGAGACGCATACAGGGCATGGAAGGTGATGAAATAA
- a CDS encoding electron transfer flavoprotein subunit alpha/FixB family protein, translating to MSFEDYSGVWVFIEENEGKIAPVSLELLGAGRTLADKRGVELAGIMIGENVTGLADTIFEYGADTVYVYDQPIFKLYRTESFMKALLHCSEKYKPEIILYGATSTGKDLASAVATDLPTGLTADTTELDVEEDTGLLLASRPAFGGNIMATILCKKYRPQMATVRPKVMKALQPEKGRNGKLVPEQIDIKEEDMRTKVLKIVRETTKKIRIDEADIVVAGGKGLGSEQGFELVHQLARTLGGVVGASRDVVEAGWIGHHHQVGQTGVTVTPKIYFAIGISGAIQHIVGMKNSGIIIAINKDPDAAIFNSCHYGIVGDAFEIVPLLVKEFHKALHGEEVEV from the coding sequence GTGAGTTTTGAGGATTATAGCGGGGTCTGGGTTTTCATTGAAGAAAATGAAGGGAAGATTGCACCGGTTTCCTTGGAACTGCTTGGGGCCGGGCGAACGCTTGCGGACAAACGTGGGGTGGAGCTTGCTGGCATAATGATTGGTGAAAATGTGACAGGACTTGCTGATACAATTTTTGAATATGGAGCAGACACGGTTTATGTATATGATCAACCGATCTTTAAGCTCTATCGTACTGAATCTTTTATGAAAGCATTACTTCATTGCAGTGAAAAGTACAAGCCAGAAATCATTCTGTACGGGGCCACATCGACCGGAAAAGATCTTGCAAGTGCCGTGGCGACAGATCTTCCAACGGGCTTAACTGCTGACACAACCGAACTGGATGTGGAAGAGGATACAGGACTCCTTTTGGCAAGCCGTCCGGCATTCGGGGGCAATATCATGGCGACCATCCTCTGTAAAAAGTACCGACCACAAATGGCGACTGTCCGTCCGAAAGTGATGAAAGCTCTGCAACCTGAGAAGGGTCGCAACGGTAAGTTAGTTCCAGAGCAAATTGATATAAAAGAAGAAGATATGCGGACAAAAGTTTTAAAGATTGTAAGGGAAACCACCAAGAAAATAAGAATAGATGAAGCGGATATTGTCGTGGCAGGAGGAAAAGGTCTTGGAAGTGAACAAGGATTTGAACTTGTCCATCAACTTGCAAGAACGCTTGGAGGAGTGGTTGGTGCGAGCCGTGATGTAGTAGAAGCGGGCTGGATCGGGCACCATCATCAGGTCGGACAGACAGGAGTAACGGTAACACCAAAGATTTATTTTGCCATAGGTATCTCCGGTGCCATCCAGCATATTGTGGGAATGAAGAATTCAGGAATAATTATCGCCATTAATAAAGATCCTGATGCGGCCATTTTCAATTCTTGTCATTATGGGATCGTCGGTGATGCTTTCGAAATCGTACCTTTGCTAGTAAAGGAATTTCATAAAGCTTTACACGGAGAGGAGGTCGAGGTTTAA
- a CDS encoding electron transfer flavoprotein subunit beta/FixA family protein, translating to MLHIVACIKQVPDTKVIKMNPKTNTMDRASAPAILNPYDAHAVEEAVRLKNKHGGCVSVVTMGPPPAVKAIRKCIEIGADEGYMISDRAFAGADTLATSYALTKAINKISEIKPIDLIICGKMTIDGDTGQVGPGIARRLDIPPLTSVNKVVEIQKEDGYMVVHRKLEDGHEVVKTTLPCLLSVEKEINEVPYSTFPNMLKAARYQPVIWSVNDLEDIDRKQLGLKGSPTIVAKVWAPPKPEGGKLFEGNSDEQVQQLLSVVLEKKELFTEMRGSK from the coding sequence TTGCTTCACATTGTTGCCTGTATAAAGCAAGTACCCGATACGAAAGTAATTAAGATGAATCCGAAAACGAATACGATGGACCGAGCAAGTGCACCGGCGATATTAAATCCTTATGATGCCCACGCGGTAGAAGAGGCTGTCCGCCTGAAAAATAAACATGGAGGATGTGTATCGGTCGTCACGATGGGTCCACCACCAGCAGTCAAAGCCATTAGGAAATGTATAGAGATTGGTGCGGATGAGGGGTATATGATTTCAGACAGAGCTTTTGCCGGAGCGGACACGTTAGCAACCAGTTACGCACTGACAAAGGCAATCAATAAAATCAGTGAAATCAAACCGATCGATTTAATTATCTGTGGGAAAATGACCATTGACGGTGATACAGGACAAGTAGGGCCCGGCATTGCCCGGCGTCTTGATATCCCCCCATTGACGTCTGTCAATAAAGTCGTCGAAATCCAAAAAGAGGATGGCTATATGGTGGTTCATAGGAAACTTGAAGATGGTCATGAAGTCGTAAAGACTACACTGCCTTGCTTGCTTTCCGTAGAAAAGGAAATTAACGAAGTTCCATACTCTACTTTTCCAAATATGCTTAAGGCTGCACGCTATCAACCTGTCATCTGGTCTGTTAATGATTTAGAGGATATCGACCGGAAACAGCTAGGTTTAAAGGGCTCCCCAACCATTGTTGCAAAAGTTTGGGCCCCACCCAAACCAGAGGGTGGAAAGCTATTTGAGGGCAACTCGGACGAACAGGTACAACAGTTGCTTTCGGTGGTGTTGGAAAAGAAAGAGTTGTTTACAGAAATGAGGGGATCAAAGTGA
- a CDS encoding NUDIX hydrolase, whose amino-acid sequence MSDKWMDWAKQIQAIAQAGLTYSKDIYDIERFEQLRDMSVEMMSEQTGEDKKKIRDLFANETGYQTPKVDIRAVVFKEGRLLLVKERQDKGWSLPGGWADIGFSPTEVAIKEVFEESGFHVKATKLLAVLDKKCHPHPPSPYHVYKIFIACEIIGGEARSGIETSNVAFFHKNELPTLSIDRNTESQIMQMFDQYDNPAEEVQVD is encoded by the coding sequence ATGTCAGACAAATGGATGGATTGGGCAAAACAAATACAAGCAATAGCACAGGCAGGCTTAACATACTCTAAGGATATCTATGATATAGAACGTTTTGAACAATTAAGGGATATGAGTGTAGAAATGATGTCAGAGCAGACAGGTGAGGATAAAAAGAAAATAAGGGACTTGTTTGCCAATGAAACGGGTTACCAAACTCCAAAAGTAGATATACGTGCAGTTGTTTTTAAAGAGGGAAGGCTACTGCTTGTAAAGGAGAGGCAAGATAAAGGTTGGTCGCTTCCCGGCGGATGGGCAGATATTGGGTTTTCTCCTACAGAAGTTGCAATAAAAGAAGTGTTTGAAGAATCCGGTTTTCATGTAAAAGCTACAAAGTTACTGGCTGTGCTGGACAAGAAGTGCCATCCTCATCCGCCATCTCCTTATCATGTATATAAAATATTTATCGCATGTGAAATTATTGGAGGTGAAGCGCGTTCAGGTATCGAGACTTCCAATGTAGCATTTTTTCATAAGAACGAACTCCCCACTCTTTCCATAGACAGAAATACTGAATCTCAAATTATGCAGATGTTCGATCAGTACGATAACCCAGCAGAAGAAGTACAGGTAGATTAA